One segment of Triticum aestivum cultivar Chinese Spring chromosome 2A, IWGSC CS RefSeq v2.1, whole genome shotgun sequence DNA contains the following:
- the LOC123184894 gene encoding peroxidase 2-like, with product MAGSEKKFATLALLLALLGCVARTCEASYGFLPPPAPSLTYGHYSKVENTCYGAEMIVSNIVKEEVNRDRGIGAGLIRLLFHDCFVQGCDGSVLLDISATPNEPTEKDGIPNRRSLRGFEVIDRIKDALEATPGCERVVSCADIVAFAARDATYFLSNETMYFEMPSGRYDGNMSLASETLPNLPPPFADITMLEGLFANKGLSLDDMVTLSGAHSVGVSHCSSFRDRLPPNPSSDPMAMNSTMANLVTSQCSRGDNPTVDQDIYTPGYLDNQYYKNVISHEVLLKSDAALESPKTLESVKQNAKFSVDWELKFGEAMVKMGNIDVKTSKNGEIRHKCWSINKNYS from the exons ATGGCTGGTAGTGAAAAGAAGTTTGCCACCTTGGCTCTGCTGCTAGCATTGCTTGGCTGCGTGGCGCGCACGTGCGAAGCAAGCTATGggtttcttcctcctcctgccCCGTCGCTCACCTACGGTCACTACTCCAAGGTCGAGAATACTTGCTATGGAGCGGAGATGATCGTGAGTAACATTGTAAAGGAGGAGGTGAACCGCGACCGTGGCATCGGCGCCGGGCTCATCCGCCTCTTgttccacgactgcttcgtccaG GGTTGCGATGGGTCTGTCCTCCTTGACATTAGCGCCACGCCCAACGAGCCGACCGAGAAGGACGGCATCCCCAACAGGCGCAGCCTCCGCGGCTTCGAGGTGATCGACAGGATCAAGGACGCGCTGGAGGCCACGCCCGGGTGCGAGCGTGTCGTCTCGTGCGCGGACATCGTCGCCTTTGCTGCGCGCGACGCCACCTACTTCCTCAGCAACGAGACGATGTACTTCGAAATGCCGTCGGGCCGCTACGACGGGAACATGTCCCTCGCGAGCGAGACCCTCCCCAACCTGCCCCCTCCCTTCGCCGACATCACGATGCTCGAGGGTTTGTTCGCGAACAAGGGCCTCAGCCTCGACGACATGGTCACCCTCTCCGGCGCGCACTCCGTCGGCGTCTCCCACTGCTCGTCCTTCCGTGACCGCCTGCCGCCCAACCCTTCTTCGGATCCCATGGCCATGAACTCTACGATGGCCAACTTGGTGACAAGTCAGTGCAGCAGAGGCGACAACCCTACGGTGGATCAGGACATCTACACCCCTGGATACCTGGACAACCAATACTACAAGAACGTGATTAGCCACGAAGTGTTGTTGAAATCAGATGCCGCGCTCGAGTCGCCCAAGACACTTGAATCCGTGAAACAAAATGCTAAGTTCTCTGTGGACTGGGAGTTAAAGTTCGGGGAAGCCATGGTGAAGATGGGCAACATCGACGTGAAGACCAGCAAGAATGGGGAGATCAGACACAAGTGCTGGTCCATCAACAAGAACTACTCCTAA
- the LOC123184895 gene encoding uncharacterized protein isoform X2: MASSAPPFLSLLLLVLVAAAAAASASEERPRVTPTLVQCHPPQAQATANASSAKNATAFRANVMSLLAKLPSAAAPTGFASLRSAGVVGRDVAFVRGLCFGYATPSQCRECLAAAARKLADACGARGRRAGVWTDGCFASYADVNPSSPSYDGFRARIITGADALITSTSYELQSLADLAWRMGPVAATNAGMQVAVDWTAAASDYSKNSTVRVLAQCARDRTAEECAWCVQYSARVAETCAWSWCPRQSARAGDTCCWGLDAWRDGVAGAVVGFDCYLRFDVAVATATAPARVPLLKRIGKLMNDHPVLAAAFGIVGGGLAVAAFYVLIEGICRWMESKIRPVNNAPVVPVAVAGPAAVRAGVEMNPPQPQARVMD, encoded by the exons ATGGCGAGCTCGGCGCctcccttcctctccctcctcctcctcgtcctcgtcgctgctgccgcggcggcctcggcctcggaaGAGCGCCCGCGCGTCACCCCCACCTTGGTCCAGTGCCACCCTCCGCAGGCGCAGGCAACCGCCAACGCCAGCAGCGCCAAGAACGCCACGGCATTCCGCGCCAACGTGATGTCCCTCCTCGCcaagcttccctccgccgcggcGCCCACGGGCTTCGCCTCCCTGCGCTCCGCCGGAGTGGTCGGACGCGACGTCGCGTTCGTCCGCGGGCTCTGCTTCGGGTACGCCACGCCGTCCCAGTGCCGCGAGTGCCTGGCCGCCGCGGCCAGGAAGCTCGCCGACGCCTGCGGCGCCCGCGGCCGGCGCGCCGGCGTCTGGACAGACGGCTGCTTCGCGTCCTACGCCGACGTGAACCCCTCCTCGCCCAGCTACGACGGCTTCCGCGCGCGCATCATCACCGGTGCCGACGCGCTCATCACCAGCACCTCCTACGAGCTGCAGAGCCTCGCCGACCTGGCCTGGCGCATGGGGCCAGTCGCGGCCACCAACGCGGGGATGCAGGTGGCCGTGGACTGGACAGCCGCGGCGAGCGACTACAGTAAGAACAGCACGGTGCGCGTGCTGGCGCAGTGCGCGCGGGACCGCACGGCGGAGGAGTGCGCGTGGTGCGTCCAGTACTCGGCGCGGGTGGCGGAGACCTGCGCCTGGTCCTGGTGCCCCCGGCAGTCGGCGCGGGCGGGGGACACCTGCTGCTGGGGCCTCGACGCGTGGCGCGACGGCGTGGCCGGCGCCGTCGTCGGCTTCGACTGCTACCTGCGCTTCGacgtcgccgtcgccaccgccactGCGCCGGCGCGGGTGCCCCTGCTGAAAAGGATCG GGAAGTTGATGAACGATCACCCTGTCCTCGCCGCGGCGTTCGGGATAGTCGGCGGCGGGCTGGCCGTGGCAGCATTCTACGTGCTGATTGAGGGGATCTGCCGCTGGATGGAGAGCAAGATCAGGCCCGTCAACAACGCCCCAGTTGTGCCAGTAGCAG TTGCAGGGCCGGCGGCCGTCCGGGCGGGAGTGGAGATGAACCCCCCGCAGCCGCAAGCCAGGGTGATGGACTGA
- the LOC123184895 gene encoding uncharacterized protein isoform X1 codes for MASSAPPFLSLLLLVLVAAAAAASASEERPRVTPTLVQCHPPQAQATANASSAKNATAFRANVMSLLAKLPSAAAPTGFASLRSAGVVGRDVAFVRGLCFGYATPSQCRECLAAAARKLADACGARGRRAGVWTDGCFASYADVNPSSPSYDGFRARIITGADALITSTSYELQSLADLAWRMGPVAATNAGMQVAVDWTAAASDYSKNSTVRVLAQCARDRTAEECAWCVQYSARVAETCAWSWCPRQSARAGDTCCWGLDAWRDGVAGAVVGFDCYLRFDVAVATATAPARVPLLKRIGKLMNDHPVLAAAFGIVGGGLAVAAFYVLIEGICRWMESKIRPVNNAPVVPVAGTYNLLHSSVPGIQGRMFFLSLMFKF; via the exons ATGGCGAGCTCGGCGCctcccttcctctccctcctcctcctcgtcctcgtcgctgctgccgcggcggcctcggcctcggaaGAGCGCCCGCGCGTCACCCCCACCTTGGTCCAGTGCCACCCTCCGCAGGCGCAGGCAACCGCCAACGCCAGCAGCGCCAAGAACGCCACGGCATTCCGCGCCAACGTGATGTCCCTCCTCGCcaagcttccctccgccgcggcGCCCACGGGCTTCGCCTCCCTGCGCTCCGCCGGAGTGGTCGGACGCGACGTCGCGTTCGTCCGCGGGCTCTGCTTCGGGTACGCCACGCCGTCCCAGTGCCGCGAGTGCCTGGCCGCCGCGGCCAGGAAGCTCGCCGACGCCTGCGGCGCCCGCGGCCGGCGCGCCGGCGTCTGGACAGACGGCTGCTTCGCGTCCTACGCCGACGTGAACCCCTCCTCGCCCAGCTACGACGGCTTCCGCGCGCGCATCATCACCGGTGCCGACGCGCTCATCACCAGCACCTCCTACGAGCTGCAGAGCCTCGCCGACCTGGCCTGGCGCATGGGGCCAGTCGCGGCCACCAACGCGGGGATGCAGGTGGCCGTGGACTGGACAGCCGCGGCGAGCGACTACAGTAAGAACAGCACGGTGCGCGTGCTGGCGCAGTGCGCGCGGGACCGCACGGCGGAGGAGTGCGCGTGGTGCGTCCAGTACTCGGCGCGGGTGGCGGAGACCTGCGCCTGGTCCTGGTGCCCCCGGCAGTCGGCGCGGGCGGGGGACACCTGCTGCTGGGGCCTCGACGCGTGGCGCGACGGCGTGGCCGGCGCCGTCGTCGGCTTCGACTGCTACCTGCGCTTCGacgtcgccgtcgccaccgccactGCGCCGGCGCGGGTGCCCCTGCTGAAAAGGATCG GGAAGTTGATGAACGATCACCCTGTCCTCGCCGCGGCGTTCGGGATAGTCGGCGGCGGGCTGGCCGTGGCAGCATTCTACGTGCTGATTGAGGGGATCTGCCGCTGGATGGAGAGCAAGATCAGGCCCGTCAACAACGCCCCAGTTGTGCCAGTAGCAGGTACGTACAATCTTCTCCACTCATCTGTGCCAGGGATTCAAGGAAGGATGTTCTTTCTTTCTCTCATGTTCAAATTCTAA